The Rhopalosiphum maidis isolate BTI-1 chromosome 4, ASM367621v3, whole genome shotgun sequence region AAAGCGTAGGTAACGGAAATAGAAACGAATAAAAGAtaagtatgaaaattataaaaaaattgaattgtatatttcgtattaatataaatcatgacaacaatattattataattattatgtgttctAATATAAGTCAGCTATTAAAATTACGATAGCGTATTATATTGCATGTACGCGTTTAGAAATTGAGCTTgagtctaataaaaaaaataataaaaatataatataaaatcgcgattttcgttaaaaaaaaaataaaaaatataaaacacaaataaaatagtttacatggatattatataatatgttacaatcGCATTTTTTGGGAGGGAGGAGCACCGGAATTGAGGATAGGGATGTAGTATTAAGGAGATATGGGGAGGGGATGTTTGGGGGAGCATTGTGAGTGGAGGGTGGCCACGCTTCTTGAAATATTCATCGACCGTGGAAAAGTAACAATCAACGGTTTCCCGCGGTCGTCGGCGCGAAGCGTGTACGCAAGgatgacaatatattataaaatcacgtTCGTCTGGAGCACCCTAGTAAGATCCGCCGGAACTTGGGGCACCGTAACTGGCCGATGGGCTGGCGCTCGGGGATCCGTAACTCGCCGATGGGCTAGAGTAGCTGGAGCCTGGGCCGCTGGAGGACAGGGATGAGATGCCGGAATGGCCGACTGAGTCACCGCTGTAGCCACCAGCCGATGTGGGTCCGCTGAAGCTGGACGAGCCGGAGCTGCCAGCGTAACCGCCGGCTTCCTTTTGGGTCTTGTATTTGATGAAGTATACTTCCGGTTTGGATGGCGTGGTTGGTGCCGGTGTCGGGATGGAGATTTGTGGTTGGTCTTCGGGTTTCTTGACCAAAACGTAGATCAAGGTCTTCTCGGAGTCTTGTTGTACTTGTGGTATGATCGGGGCGGTTGGGGTTGGTGGGGTTGGGGCCTTGATGAAGATGATCTTGTAGTGTTTCTGGGGTGGGGCGACCTGTTGGATTTGTTGGGGTGCGACGTATTCTTGTTCTGGGGGTGGAACGTGCACGTAGATGTGTTTCTGGACGACTGGGGCGGCCGGGGCGTAGTTGAAGCCAGATGAGAATCCGGAACCACCGCTAGAGAATCCAGAACCACCGCTGGAGAATCCAGAACCACCGCTGGAGTATCCGGAACCACCGCTGGAGAATCCAGAACCACCGCTAGAGTATCCGGAACCACCGCCTGAGTGTCCACCGCCAGAATATCCACCAGAGCTGATTGGGCCGCTGGAATAACCAGAGCTGACCGGGCCACTGGAGTAACCAGTGCTGATTGGGCCGCTGGAGTAACCGGAGCTACCGCTGGCGTAGCCGGAGCTTCCGCTAGCGTAACCGCTGGAGCCACCGCCTGAGTAaccaccgccgccaccgccgcccaAGAAGCTCAGGCCGGTGCTTCCAGAGTAGCCACCTGACGAGGATGGTGAGCTGTAAGAGTATCCAGCTTCGGGTCTGGCCAGTGCCAATGTCGCGAGCGACGCCAACACCTGTAATAACACGTAATAATCGTCAGTTAGATACTTATgccaatcaataataaatcttcaAACATCAAATTTGCCTGGTACTTGAAAAAGTCAGATtcgatattttacattttaaagataCGATCGAACTCATGCCGATAAACCCATTATTAAAGTTGAAGTGAAGTTTggtttatgaaaaatgttaatgctttttttttcattattattaatattacttgatagaataaaaaataagtgtaaaaatcgtaatttttttatgttttaaacgaAGTGTCTAATAATGTTTGtaacgatgaaaaaaaatctaagtttttttaattttaaaattaactcttAAAGAATTTAACGTTTGTAAATCTATAAAGTGTTGTACTCACTACAAAGTGTGTTTTCATCATGCTGGATATTTTGAACACAAGCTAAACACAAATGCACCACTAGAATAAACTGATAGTTGTTCACTCACGGTAGAACGGCTAACTGATGATGAGCTAAAGTTAACGACGCTTCTTATACACCTGGGAAACGGACAACTTGGATGCGGGCAAAACATTCACTTTTTGTAATTCGTTTAGTAACATCAACTATCACTCTCCTTCtcaatttttctttctttcgTTCACCTTGTGATAGTGCGCTTCTTTGACCCTGTCGGCCGACCACCGTTCTACAATAATAGATAGGTaactacatttaataaaataccgcaaaaaaaaaaaaatatctaaaaatgttaataatattagtcaatttctacgtttttaatatatttcctacactatatatttatatatgtgtataaatatatattatataaaaacctaTAGTAAAATACTTTGAGCATTTGATGTTTGGttatatctttatataaataaaaaaaaaattccgaccaatttaatattgttatgattataaatattacgttttaatatttataatcataacattttataaacgcTGCATAAGTTTCtatgcataatttttattattaagtattgttatttttcaggTGCAAAgaattgttttgattaataataaccaattgCTTTCAATTCACTGCAGATAAAATGGGGGATGACTGTATCaaaaaatgctttaaatatcaaaagtaacaataataaaaaagcatTGTATCAATTTaccttataaataacaaaattagaataacctaaaatatattttattatttatagtttatataaaaataaaataatttctttattatttaaaacaattttttttttttaagactttACAAGCTGTGTAATACAAAGGcaccaaaaatatatcatctaAATAGATTAGATAGTTGTAGtatgcataatacatatttatgaaacTCTGACATTCAAtaagcatttataatttagtttaaatcacttttatgaaaaaataaaaataataggtacattttgacgaaaataattaaaaaatttaaaggttaAGTAGGTAGGATTTGGAAATAATTGATCATTTTgctgatattattttagccTCTCAgctgtattatatactaaaaaactaCTGtagatgaatatttaaatatatgtcaaattaataaagttttaatattataacataagcaattaataagatataatttcATGCTAAATTTTAACTCTTGAGTAATAGacaaagttttgaaaaaaatataattaatatacaaataaacataaaacatttgaatgcttattaatgtattatgattCATGAATAATCAGATATGTTATTATGCATTACCTATTGAATTAATCAGTATGAAgatattaaactttatgtaatacaatataatattattatgcagatAGATATGATaccatatgatataattaaaaaattacaataacatttcatttatcatttaaaatatttaaatgattatatattttcatattacaaTTGTAAAATGGGTTTAAATtgcgaaaaatattattatttataatgataaatcattaaagattagatataacgtataaaacgtatttacaattcaaaataaGACAGACTGTAGGtaaaggtaaatattatattgtataagtgtattaaatatcaataggtAGATATACCGTACGTAGATATATTGTAGGATAAAAACATTAGtgctgaattatttattatatcatttgcctaagtaaatttattctcATGAAGTTATCCTAAAgttttgaacaatattttaacattttaacatttcataaaatactcATCACTAACTGAAAAGATTAGTGTTTGCTATAGTACTtttgttaaaagttttaaaatcttggtaaaataaaacactttttattacctaattataattacagatTTAACAGtttgaagtataataattaaataattcaatgtgtaataaaaactgataataattaagtttccATTTAATGTGTGCAGTCATCTAGCGTCCTGAGCATTTAATTAGgaacattatttgttaaatcttCAAAATAGTTTCTCTTCAGTTCATTCGTCTAGTCTAtcgctatatttattatattattataatggttctCTTTACATTTCATTGGAATTGGTTTCaaatgtaataactatttacGTGCCACTGAATTTTAGAAAACGACAacgattgaaaaatgtttacttaaaaCAGAAATCTAATACttgcaaatatatattttataaatagattattttccTTAGTAAAACAaaccatttgaaaataatattttacaaaaaagtttttgaaacgttaatacaaatttcatGAATAAAGTATCCTTTTACGGGAGTATTTATGTTCAATTACTTACATACTTAAATGATTCCCCTGTTAtactatactttattttaatctaacacGATTCATTTAATTCTCCCCAATGCAACTtttgaatataacataattattaaacaaaatacatttgtttattcTTCGTAAGTgtgcactataataatatagaaaatagagATAAATGTGAAACGTAGtagaatatcatattatatacttactattaCAGTGTAGTTATCgatacaattaaaacatttgtattttgaacTAACCAATTCATATAGGTTTATTACATAGTTGTCGTACATATGTTATAATGGGATCTAAAATAAAGTCCCACCCAAatgatgtatacaaataaacggtaattggtataataaactaatacattttacaaattctataaaattattcacggTGGACGCTAGTCATGGCAGTCATCGCTTTAATGTTGGATCTCATGAGTTATCGTTATGCCATTTATAGTAAaagtagtaatatttttatattttttaaatgtgtatgggaaacaaatttaattttccaaattgtattatgttccGTTTGATCTAATAGTGAATTCCGCATAAACGAACCAACACTTTCAACTTTGACGTTATTAAAATCGTCGAGATTAACgagtatattttgttcataaaaCACAAAAGTAATGATGCGTTgatctttttatatatacatattgtggtTTCAAATGTtcgttgaataattattttatttcaggaATTATGCTATTGTGACACCGATATCGTAAATAGGctgtaaataactataaataataattattgtttacgaCATAGAagtatacgttttatattaattgtaatataaaattaatttcgctGCATAGAAAAATCGTGTAGGGTACATACCCACATGGTTATCTTTAAAGAATCAAAGAAACTTAgtcattattacaatttaaaaaataacttttagttacttatacatataatagttttatagttgtataatattataacttatatatttcttcttaaataattatttgaaaaaatggcatatattttataattttatataattaaaatatgaaataataaaataataagtgtggAGTGGAACATGGATTGGCTGGATCACTGACTTAACCTAATATTGTAAGGGTGCAACACGAGTACACGGATAATAGTAAATTGCGCCCATAGTATATCAGTGACCTTAAattcattgatatttttaaaagttatttgcaGTGCACCACAACACAACATGGATGTACGCATTGGATTTAGTCAGTAAGacatttaattgaaatgaatAACACCTATAGACcctaatattattgaagtgTTTGAGTTTCGTATATCCTCGAGACTCATAAGACTTCAACATATCTTACGTGTCTCTCtttaaaaatctaacaaaatattaagatcTATTGTAAcccaaatttcaaattatattataattaattaccaaACATATCAACATAAATAGTTGTCTTctatcttaaattaaattaatttaaaagtaaaattcaactaaaaatatcattatatttacacattatCATTAGTCTAACCTACACAgctatatctattaaaatatttgtttttgttagtttacgattattaaatatttttttttttttatattttatttcttattgtttatttataccaaatgtttaatttccaacttacaattattattatacgtgttatatttcattattttaacaaaagtaGTGTTTACTTATCGAAGTATAcacatatcataaaatatacttagtaatataGGCTGGGAATGTCTACgatcagaattgtttttcattaaattcaaatttgatgCCTATTTAATTACTATGACTTACTCCTCAATAACGAGGTATACTTGACACCTATTGTACAGCAGTTACCTACTTCTCCCCTTTTTctgattacatataaataattcaataaatatctcATGAAGTCATGACATATTGTgcctacttatttattatttatgaatgtatacgaatcttaatttataagattttaaatgtacactattacattatttatatataaaattaatgaaataattttttatctttttacataggtacaattttttttgtgagaagtcgttttgtatttgtaataggtaaaaaaaagtaacccctataattattgatgtgCGATCGGTTTAGGTAacgatttatgtatataaaaattaattaaaaatatgctagGTGTAGTTAATCGTAGAATCAATAGGTTATGCGTACATATCATTTAATACAACTTGGtgacaaatgtaattttattttttttcatattcagAATGTGAAGCTGAGTAAAGATTGGTAAAATCCACGATTGATGACGTTTCCACTAAACTTTGGGTgctcacatttattttaaaactgttgaCGCTAGTAACTAGTTGTCCGTAGTTTTTTACAGAGTACGTAACTTTTGAGTGCTGAACAATTACAAGAAATATTtcctcttaaaattaaatgccaTTCATACCAAGTGATTTATTAGCTTAAAAAGAGCTTGATGAAAAATTTTTAACGTGCTTACTATTCGTAAAAGTATCGACCGAAAAAAAGGTGgtacatcaataataatgagaAAAAGCACAACcgtttttaaaaccataacaATTTTCGTTCCATTGATAAACGAATACCGTTGAgtaatctcaataatttatattttatacctattatggtgttatattttcaattttaattgcgGACCCATAAAAATCATACACACATTATCCATATTAACGATAggttctttaataatataacgatacaattagaaataataaattaaaatacacattatttgtGCCGtctcattttaatacaaatgttcCTACCTACGCTATATCGTGTTTCCTTTcacgttttaaattgtttaaaaaaaaacgttctaacaaaatattatgtgttggCACTCTAAATGTTTCTGCTATTGTATATGGGAGGACAAAAATGCAAGTTTCGACTGGATCTTTACGTGCACATATAACCAGCTTGCATCGTTACGAAATGATGTTAATGATCTCGTTTGTAAGAAATCATACGAATCACAACGAGACCTGTTTCTCGGAAACGCAGGATTTTTATGACCACCGCGGgtcgtttaataaattagtattcactttttataatataatttattaatttcgtcGAAGAAGGTAGCGTATTTCGAGTCCATCCCGATCGTTATCTGTTCGAAATGTAATttcacacacataatatacaattataaattatatcatttcgTAGGCCTATGcgtattataagtatagttataaaacGAACGAAAATCTCTTAATGCGTTCGTGTCGGGTGTACAAAAGAAGCggttctctctctctctctgatgtgcatgtgtgtgtgtttttattacagtaatcACACCgctgtaaatacaataaaatatatatcgtagtatatattatatttcaatgttattaatgttattagtaGTATAATGTATGGACCCGATAAACACGGCGAATCGTAATAAGCGAGGTGCCTCGTACATATTAATCTTGAGAAGTgtgattttttgaaaacatttttttcactcGATCTACATTCAGAAATTGCAATTTCGAAAAACGTACAAAGGCGAACGAAATACTCAGACAGATAATCTgtttcgaaataaaaaatctgtAATGCATGTTGCCGTttaagaaactaaaaaaatcacGGCGATGCGGAaaagataaaatgttaataacaataataatattatgctgtacCACGTTTATCGGTGCAATAGCTGTTCAGTGTTTAGCGACAATACGATGTTAACGTCTGTGACTTACTGTAGTGCGTTATCTACCGCGTACGAGTTGTCGCTGTAGCGTTGGCGCTCCGTGGGCAACGATGACCCCGGCGCCAACCGCCGCCGCGGCAGTGTTAAATCGTTACGGTactgtattttatgttatacatattattattgttattgccgTTGAACGTCGTCGCGGGGcagacggcggcggcggtcgaGCTGCAAAGCGCCGCGCCGACGGGCCAAGAGAAAACAATATAACCGGCCGACGACGGCTCGCGCGAAAACAAAAGCGACCGTTCTTCTACACAACatacgttttatatatatatatatatatggacgGTTGTGCGCGTATACGGTAACAATATTCGCCATTGTAGTGCAGTTATGCACGTGCGTTTTTTACGAATCATTGTTATTTCGGACGTAATACGCCGTCATAAATCAGAGCCGCGCGCACCCGAGGGTGAAAGCCACTCGCGCGACGTACGCACACGCGCACGCGGTATTTACGCGCATACGTATAATTTTCAGATTACAAGACGATCACGTGATTGCGCGCATCGGCGATGCAACCgcgaaatatttcaatattttattacggcGTCCGGGACGATCCGCCGCGAACTTATAACGGTTccgtcgtttttttttttttttttttattccttttTGCATTTGTTCGAATCACGAGATTTTCGAATAATCGCATTGAAATGATTATTCGCGAATAATTTTCTGCGACGAACGTATAGACCCCCCAACACGACTTGCAACATTATAACAcctattttagataaaataaaataaaaatcaagagTTTAATAGCAACGATACAATAGTTTTTGGCGGAGAAAAGTCCGTATTTTCTAGTACTACTAAGAATTCTTCATACGGCCATTAAAGAGTGTCCCGCTGTGGCGAAAAAAAACttctttttttagtatataattttgattcgcACACGTGCAGTCGTCATTTCCCGAGAGCGCTGTGTCGCCGTGAACGATCCCGCGCgtgatacaatttataataaatcatattacttTCATTGTAGCGGAAAATTTGGAAAGAAAATAAACTGGAAGACAAGTCGTGTatgtaataattcaaaactgAGTATATAACTGTGTGACAATAAATTCAACCATTTCGGTTTAGACAACCATCTTAATTTATCGACATTTTACGTCCTGACATCCAACCCAATTATCAACACACCCAAAACAGACGGAGTGTATACATCACACAACGTGACGCCACGTATGTACTAGGTACGTGCTTTAACCTGCCATcttgttattacatattatattcaatttagcGGGGCTGGTAGACGGCTTGATCGGGCGTTTGACAGTCATCTTGGAGTCAGAAAATTCAATGATCACTTCATTTTGTGCTCTATTGCAACTCGGACGCGAAATCCACCGGATCGGGAATACTAATACACAcgataataacataacaaatttgtattttgtgatCACTATGACTTTACAAAAGTTTGACATTTGAAATCTGCTATTATAGACTcatgagtgtgtgtgtgtgtgtgtgtgtgtgtgtgtgtgtgaacaGAATTGCGCATCTTcggacgtattataatattatatttatatattactcgAGTTTACTCGTTACGCACGGTCGCAGAACGATCGAATCTCAGGCCATATGTCATGGTAAGGTTAAATTTATACGGTTTAGTAAAATagcattatatcatatttcttaaataattaaaaacatataataaggTATCgatcaataaaattgaatgtataCAAGGTCATgaagataatataaacattataaactcattattttaaaaacattgactgaaaaatattgttttgtacataatttaatgccattgaaaaaaaaatatttttaagaaaaaattatatattattttgtaattattttcgtcATCTTATcttcaaatttttactttcacaacatgcatttttaatttaatattcttaagctgaatatttttcgaagtgttttgatatataaaatcaaattttgaacaattttaacaatttaattag contains the following coding sequences:
- the LOC113554025 gene encoding serine, glycine and glutamine-rich protein produces the protein MMKTHFVVLASLATLALARPEAGYSYSSPSSSGGYSGSTGLSFLGGGGGGGYSGGGSSGYASGSSGYASGSSGYSSGPISTGYSSGPVSSGYSSGPISSGGYSGGGHSGGGSGYSSGGSGFSSGGSGYSSGGSGFSSGGSGFSSGGSGFSSGFNYAPAAPVVQKHIYVHVPPPEQEYVAPQQIQQVAPPQKHYKIIFIKAPTPPTPTAPIIPQVQQDSEKTLIYVLVKKPEDQPQISIPTPAPTTPSKPEVYFIKYKTQKEAGGYAGSSGSSSFSGPTSAGGYSGDSVGHSGISSLSSSGPGSSYSSPSASYGSPSASPSASYGAPSSGGSY